A region from the Aegilops tauschii subsp. strangulata cultivar AL8/78 chromosome 5, Aet v6.0, whole genome shotgun sequence genome encodes:
- the LOC109746134 gene encoding mini zinc finger protein 1, which yields MGPQQDRSASKALANGTAVAPERKDGKVVHYKECQRNHAAGIGGYAVDGCREFMASAPAGAEALLCAACGCHRSFHKREVEAVDCDCSSDTSGR from the coding sequence ATGGGGCCCCAGCAGGACCGGTCGGCGTCCAAGGCGCTCGCCAACGGCACGGCGGTGGCGCCCGAGAGGAAGGACGGCAAGGTGGTGCACTACAAGGAGTGCCAGCGCAACCACGCCGCCGGCATCGGCGGGTACGCCGTGGACGGCTGCCGCGAGTTCATGGCGTCCGCCCCCGCGGGCGCCGAGGCGCTCCTCTGCGCGGCGTGCGGCTGCCACCGCAGCTTCCACAAGCGCGAGGTGGAGGCCGTCGACTGCGACTGCTCCTCCGACACCTCCGGCCGGTga